One window of Erwinia aphidicola genomic DNA carries:
- a CDS encoding formyltransferase family protein: MKTVVFGYHDMGCSGLQALLAAGYEVMAVFTHADVPGENHFHGSLAQQAAEQGIAVFMPEDINQPSIVAQLRALAPEAIFCFSYRQALNAEIRACASVGAFNVHASLLPAHRGRAHLNWALIKGDKETGVTLHRITERPDAGPILAQQRVAITPQDDVFSLHNKLVATSAAQLALWLPALKAGRLTETEQDESQASSFGARKPEDGEIHWQQSADEVHNLIRALTRPWPGAFSGYQGQRIIIWQSRAINESSPQPPGTLISISPLMVACGSGALEILHAECVAMANMAVGDKLSG; this comes from the coding sequence ATGAAGACGGTGGTGTTTGGCTATCACGATATGGGATGCAGTGGATTGCAGGCGCTGCTGGCGGCCGGTTATGAGGTCATGGCGGTTTTCACCCATGCCGATGTGCCGGGTGAAAATCACTTCCACGGTTCGCTGGCACAGCAGGCCGCTGAGCAGGGCATTGCGGTGTTTATGCCTGAAGATATCAATCAGCCATCCATCGTCGCGCAGCTCAGGGCGCTGGCACCTGAAGCGATTTTTTGTTTCTCATACCGTCAGGCGCTGAATGCAGAGATTCGCGCCTGTGCCAGCGTGGGAGCTTTCAATGTGCATGCCTCCCTGCTGCCTGCCCATCGCGGCAGGGCACACCTGAACTGGGCGCTGATTAAAGGGGATAAAGAGACCGGCGTCACGCTCCACCGTATCACCGAGCGGCCCGATGCCGGGCCGATACTTGCTCAACAGCGGGTGGCCATTACCCCACAGGATGATGTTTTTTCGCTGCATAACAAGCTGGTCGCCACCAGTGCGGCGCAGTTGGCCCTCTGGCTTCCTGCGCTGAAGGCAGGGCGGCTGACGGAAACGGAACAGGACGAAAGCCAGGCCAGCAGTTTTGGTGCGCGTAAGCCTGAAGACGGTGAAATCCATTGGCAGCAGAGCGCCGACGAGGTTCACAATCTTATCCGTGCGCTGACGCGGCCCTGGCCAGGCGCTTTTAGCGGCTATCAGGGGCAGCGCATCATCATCTGGCAGAGCCGGGCGATCAACGAATCTTCCCCGCAACCGCCGGGCACCCTGATTTCGATCTCACCGCTGATGGTTGCCTGTGGTTCTGGGGCGTTGGAAATCCTACACGCGGAGTGTGTGGCCATGGCCAATATGGCGGTTGGCGATAAATTAAGCGGCTGA
- the eptA gene encoding phosphoethanolamine transferase EptA has protein sequence MPLLYFKRPALSRISYLILFSLYISVFLNIAYYRQVLVDMPLDNLRTVLVFLSMPVVAFSVINIITTLASFLWLDRPVIALFILVSACAQYFIINYGIVLDRSMIVNMMDTTASETFALLTPKMVITLLLTAVLMMVMAFWVRIKKTQPLWRSALYRLIGVAISICLILLVALFFYKDYASLFRNNKELVKALSPSNSIVASLSYYSHQKLANAPLIKIGEDAKLNPLMSGGKKNLTIIVLGETTRADNFSLGGTYSRETTPLLAKEDVAYFPHTISCGTATAVSVPCMFSNMPRAHYDSDLAAHQEGMLDIIQRAGIQVLWKDNDGGCKGACDRVPHEDVTSLNLADMCINGECYDEALFHNLEDYIQNLKGNGVIVLHTIGSHGPTYWHRYPPQFRKFTPTCDTSQIQECSQQQLINTYDNTILYIDYIVDKAINVLKSHQDRYTTSLVYLSDHGESLGENGAYLHGLPYAIAPMTQKHVPMLIWLSPDYQQRYGVNGECLKKLAKNDEFSQDNLFSTMLGLTGTQTKEYVPGDDILTSCRSR, from the coding sequence ATGCCACTGCTTTACTTTAAAAGACCAGCGCTGAGCCGCATCTCTTATCTGATTCTCTTTTCACTCTATATCTCAGTCTTTCTGAATATTGCCTATTACCGTCAGGTTTTAGTGGATATGCCGCTTGATAACCTGCGCACCGTGCTGGTGTTCCTGTCGATGCCGGTGGTGGCTTTTAGCGTGATTAATATCATCACCACGCTGGCCTCGTTCCTGTGGCTCGACCGCCCGGTGATTGCCCTGTTTATCCTGGTCTCGGCCTGCGCGCAGTATTTCATTATCAATTACGGCATTGTGCTCGACCGTTCGATGATCGTGAACATGATGGACACCACCGCATCGGAGACCTTTGCGCTACTGACGCCGAAAATGGTGATTACGCTGCTGCTGACGGCGGTACTGATGATGGTGATGGCGTTCTGGGTGCGGATTAAAAAGACGCAGCCGCTGTGGAGAAGCGCGCTCTATCGCCTGATCGGCGTGGCGATCTCCATCTGCCTGATCCTGCTGGTGGCGCTGTTCTTCTACAAAGATTATGCCTCGCTGTTTCGCAATAATAAGGAACTGGTGAAGGCGTTAAGCCCGTCGAACAGCATTGTCGCCTCGCTCTCTTATTACTCGCATCAGAAGCTGGCGAATGCTCCGCTGATTAAGATTGGCGAGGATGCAAAGCTAAACCCGTTAATGAGCGGCGGTAAAAAAAATCTGACCATTATCGTGCTGGGTGAAACCACGCGCGCGGACAACTTCTCGCTGGGCGGCACTTATTCGCGTGAGACCACGCCGCTGCTGGCAAAAGAGGATGTGGCTTACTTCCCGCACACCATTTCGTGCGGCACGGCCACGGCGGTGTCGGTGCCCTGCATGTTCTCCAATATGCCACGCGCCCATTACGACAGCGACCTTGCCGCTCACCAGGAGGGGATGCTGGATATCATTCAGCGCGCCGGTATTCAGGTGCTGTGGAAGGATAACGATGGCGGCTGTAAAGGGGCCTGCGATCGCGTGCCGCATGAGGATGTCACCAGCCTGAACCTGGCAGATATGTGCATCAACGGTGAATGTTACGACGAGGCGCTGTTCCACAATCTTGAGGATTATATTCAGAACCTGAAAGGCAACGGCGTCATTGTTCTGCACACCATCGGCAGCCACGGCCCGACCTACTGGCACCGTTATCCGCCACAGTTCCGCAAATTTACCCCGACCTGTGATACCAGCCAGATTCAGGAGTGCTCGCAGCAGCAGCTGATAAATACTTACGACAATACCATTCTGTATATCGATTACATCGTCGATAAAGCGATTAACGTGCTGAAATCACATCAGGATCGGTACACCACCAGCCTGGTTTATCTCTCCGATCACGGTGAGTCGCTGGGGGAAAACGGCGCCTATCTGCACGGCCTGCCGTATGCGATTGCGCCGATGACGCAGAAGCACGTCCCGATGTTGATCTGGCTGTCGCCGGACTATCAGCAGCGCTATGGCGTTAACGGCGAGTGTCTGAAAAAGCTGGCGAAAAACGATGAGTTTTCTCAGGACAACCTGTTCTCCACGATGCTGGGATTAACCGGCACGCAGACCAAAGAGTATGTTCCAGGGGATGACATTCTGACGTCATGCCGGAGTCGATAA
- a CDS encoding response regulator, with translation MKILIVEHDALLLQGLILALEGEGYVCEGVATRREAETHLASGLYQLVILDLGLPDGAGLYLLSHLCHQIKRLPVLIITARDAVDERIAGLEAGADDDIIKPFSNQELLARVHKLTHSGIRGRQQVVVDDLRLEMKYRQIFMNDRALEITPKEYVILARLMMSVGNPVHRDTLCEDIYQRRSQPTTNVLEVHIHNLREKIGKERIRTVRSFGYALIRQGEKDKT, from the coding sequence ATGAAAATTCTTATTGTCGAGCATGATGCCCTGCTTTTGCAGGGCCTTATTCTGGCACTGGAAGGCGAAGGTTATGTTTGCGAAGGGGTCGCCACCCGGCGGGAGGCGGAAACGCATCTCGCTTCCGGCTTATACCAGCTGGTGATCCTTGACCTCGGGCTGCCGGACGGCGCGGGCCTCTACCTGCTGTCACATTTATGCCACCAGATTAAACGCTTGCCGGTGCTGATTATCACCGCCCGCGACGCGGTCGATGAGCGTATTGCCGGGCTTGAAGCCGGTGCGGACGATGACATCATCAAGCCCTTTTCGAACCAGGAGCTGCTGGCGCGGGTGCATAAACTGACCCACTCCGGGATTCGCGGGCGACAGCAGGTGGTGGTCGACGATCTGCGCCTCGAAATGAAATATCGCCAGATTTTTATGAACGATCGGGCGCTCGAAATTACCCCCAAAGAGTATGTCATCCTGGCGCGCCTGATGATGAGCGTTGGCAACCCGGTGCACCGCGATACGCTGTGTGAGGATATTTATCAGCGCAGGAGCCAACCCACCACCAACGTACTGGAAGTGCATATCCATAACTTACGGGAGAAAATTGGCAAAGAGCGCATTCGCACGGTGCGTAGCTTTGGCTATGCGTTAATCAGGCAGGGGGAAAAAGACAAAACCTGA
- the arnB gene encoding UDP-4-amino-4-deoxy-L-arabinose aminotransferase: protein MAFLPFSRPSLGEAELAAVQEVFQSGWITTGPKCAELEQAFCQLTGNQHAIAVSSATAGMHVTLMALNIQAGDEVITPSMTWVSTLNIITLLGATPVMIDVDPETLMVTPEAVAAAITPRTKAIIPVHYAGAPADIDAIQAIGQRHGIAVIEDAAHAAGTYYHQRHVGGQGTAIFSFHAIKNMTCAEGGLVVTDDAALAERIRMLKFHGLGVDAFDRQTHGRQPQAEVISPGFKYNLPDISAAIALVQLAKLDEINARRSAIAQRYLAALQDTPFKPLAQPGWPHRHAWHLFIIRVDETTCGISRDGLMQALKAQDIGTGLHFRAAHTHRYYRERYPQLSLPATEWNSERICSIPLFPDMTDSDVERVITALRGLAGV, encoded by the coding sequence ATGGCGTTCCTTCCCTTTTCGCGCCCTTCACTGGGTGAAGCGGAGCTGGCCGCGGTACAGGAAGTATTTCAATCCGGCTGGATCACTACCGGGCCAAAGTGTGCTGAGCTCGAACAGGCGTTCTGCCAGCTAACCGGTAATCAGCATGCCATCGCCGTAAGTTCGGCCACGGCAGGTATGCACGTCACGCTGATGGCGTTAAATATTCAGGCGGGTGATGAAGTGATCACGCCGTCAATGACCTGGGTTTCAACGCTGAATATCATCACGCTGCTGGGCGCTACGCCGGTGATGATCGATGTTGACCCGGAGACGTTAATGGTCACGCCAGAGGCGGTTGCAGCGGCGATCACCCCACGTACCAAAGCGATCATTCCCGTCCATTACGCCGGTGCGCCTGCGGATATCGACGCCATTCAGGCCATTGGTCAGCGCCACGGTATTGCGGTGATTGAGGATGCCGCGCACGCGGCGGGGACCTACTATCACCAGCGCCATGTCGGCGGGCAGGGGACTGCAATTTTCTCCTTCCACGCCATCAAAAATATGACCTGCGCAGAAGGCGGGCTGGTGGTGACGGACGACGCCGCGCTGGCCGAGCGCATTCGCATGCTGAAATTCCACGGCCTCGGCGTTGATGCGTTTGACCGCCAGACTCACGGCCGCCAGCCGCAGGCGGAGGTGATCTCCCCCGGGTTTAAATACAACCTGCCGGATATCAGCGCGGCAATCGCGCTGGTACAGCTGGCAAAGCTGGACGAGATCAACGCCCGCCGCAGCGCCATCGCACAGCGTTATCTTGCCGCGCTGCAGGACACGCCATTCAAGCCGCTGGCCCAGCCGGGATGGCCACACCGGCACGCCTGGCATCTGTTTATTATTCGCGTCGACGAGACCACCTGCGGCATCTCCCGCGATGGGTTGATGCAGGCGCTGAAAGCGCAGGATATTGGCACCGGGCTGCATTTCCGCGCGGCGCATACCCACCGCTATTACCGCGAACGCTATCCGCAGCTCTCGCTGCCTGCTACCGAGTGGAACAGCGAGCGTATCTGCTCCATCCCGCTTTTTCCTGATATGACCGACAGTGACGTCGAGCGCGTGATTACTGCACTGCGCGGGCTTGCCGGGGTTTAA
- the arnC gene encoding undecaprenyl-phosphate 4-deoxy-4-formamido-L-arabinose transferase, with the protein MMTDKKIEKVSVVIPVYNEQESLPELIRRTEAACQTLNLRYEILLVDDGSQDASAEMIAAAAETAGSHVVAVLLNRNYGQHSAIMAGFSHVSGDLIITLDADLQNPPEEIPRLVAAAQEGYDVVGTVRQNRQDSWFRRRASRTINHLIQRVTGKAMGDYGCMLRAYRRHIIDAMLNCHERSTFIPILANTFARRTIELPVTHAEREFGDSKYSFMRLINLMYDLVTCLTTTPLRMLSVLGSLIALSGFAFSLMLIVLRLFFGAAWAGEGVFVLFAILFMFIGAQFIGMGLLGEYIGRIYNDVRARPRYFIQRVIHPKKDASVQESE; encoded by the coding sequence ATGATGACGGATAAAAAAATTGAGAAAGTGTCGGTGGTGATCCCGGTTTATAACGAGCAGGAGAGCCTGCCCGAGCTGATCCGCCGCACCGAGGCTGCCTGTCAAACGCTGAATCTGCGGTATGAAATCCTGCTGGTGGATGACGGCAGCCAGGATGCCTCCGCCGAGATGATCGCCGCCGCCGCCGAAACGGCCGGCAGCCATGTGGTGGCGGTGCTGCTGAACCGCAACTACGGCCAGCACTCGGCGATTATGGCCGGGTTTAGCCATGTGAGCGGCGATCTCATCATCACGCTGGACGCGGATTTACAAAACCCGCCGGAAGAGATCCCCCGGCTGGTTGCTGCTGCTCAGGAAGGGTATGACGTGGTGGGCACGGTGCGCCAGAACCGCCAGGACAGCTGGTTCCGCCGCCGCGCGTCGCGCACCATCAACCACCTTATCCAGCGCGTTACGGGTAAGGCGATGGGGGATTATGGCTGCATGCTGCGCGCCTATCGTCGCCATATTATCGATGCGATGCTCAACTGCCATGAGCGCAGCACCTTTATTCCGATCCTCGCCAATACCTTTGCGCGCCGTACCATTGAGCTGCCGGTGACGCACGCCGAGCGCGAGTTTGGCGACTCTAAATACAGCTTTATGCGCCTGATTAACCTGATGTATGACCTGGTGACCTGCCTGACCACCACGCCGCTGCGCATGCTCAGCGTGCTTGGCAGCCTGATTGCGCTGTCAGGGTTTGCCTTCTCCCTGATGTTGATCGTGCTGCGCCTGTTTTTCGGTGCCGCCTGGGCGGGCGAAGGTGTCTTTGTGCTGTTTGCCATCCTGTTTATGTTTATCGGGGCGCAGTTTATCGGTATGGGGCTGCTCGGTGAATATATCGGCCGCATCTACAACGATGTGCGGGCCAGACCTCGCTATTTTATTCAACGCGTTATCCATCCTAAGAAAGACGCTTCAGTACAGGAATCCGAGTAA
- the arnA gene encoding bifunctional UDP-4-amino-4-deoxy-L-arabinose formyltransferase/UDP-glucuronic acid oxidase ArnA codes for MKTIVFAYHDMGCAGIRALLQAGFSISAIFTHADRASENHFFGSVARLAAENSIPVYAPDDVNHPLWIDRIQAMAPDLIFSFYYRNLLCDRILNSAQHGAFNLHGSLLPKYRGRAPLNWALVNGESETGVTLHRMVKQADAGEIVAQQRVSIEAEDNALTLHHKMVKSASTLLENILPVMKQGTITGQPQDETQATVVGRRTPEDGRINWALSAQQVNNLIRAVTDPWPGAFAYAGTSKFVVWKAKVLASNSQAKPGTVLSAEPFVVACGDGALEILTGQTENSVYMNGSQLAQNLGMVTGALLYSRPVAAIKRRTRVLILGVNGFIGNHLTERLLRDDNFDVFGLDIGSDAISRFVGHPRFQFVEGDISIHSEWIEYHIKKCDVILPLVAIATPIEYTRNPLRVFELDFEENLKIIRDCVKYGKRIIFPSTSEVYGMCTDANFDEDNSNLVVGPINKQRWIYSVSKQLLDRVIWAYGEKEGLRFTLFRPFNWMGPRLDNLNAARIGSSRAITQLILNLVEGSPIKLIDGGRQKRCFTDISDGIEALFRIIENRDNNCDGQIVNIGNPDNEASIKELAECLLASFERHPLRDRFPPFAGFREVESSSYYGKGYQDVEHRKPSIRNAKRLLGWVPTVEMNTTIDNTLDFFLRTVELQEGDE; via the coding sequence ATGAAAACCATCGTTTTTGCTTATCACGACATGGGCTGTGCGGGTATCCGCGCGCTGCTTCAGGCAGGTTTTTCCATCAGCGCGATTTTCACCCATGCCGATCGGGCGTCTGAGAATCATTTCTTTGGCTCGGTAGCGCGTCTGGCGGCGGAAAACAGCATCCCGGTGTATGCCCCTGATGACGTCAATCACCCGCTGTGGATCGACCGTATTCAGGCGATGGCACCAGACCTGATTTTCTCCTTCTACTATCGCAACCTGCTTTGCGACCGCATCCTTAACAGCGCGCAGCACGGCGCGTTTAACCTGCATGGTTCCCTGTTGCCGAAATATCGTGGCCGCGCGCCGCTTAACTGGGCGCTGGTTAATGGGGAAAGCGAAACCGGGGTCACGCTGCACCGCATGGTGAAACAGGCCGATGCGGGTGAGATTGTGGCCCAGCAGCGTGTCAGCATTGAAGCGGAAGATAACGCGCTGACGCTGCACCATAAGATGGTGAAGAGCGCCAGCACGCTGCTGGAAAACATTCTGCCGGTGATGAAGCAGGGCACCATCACCGGCCAGCCGCAGGATGAAACGCAGGCAACGGTGGTGGGCCGCCGTACGCCAGAAGATGGGCGTATTAACTGGGCGCTTTCGGCGCAGCAGGTCAATAACCTGATCCGCGCCGTCACCGATCCGTGGCCGGGCGCTTTTGCCTATGCCGGGACCTCAAAATTTGTGGTGTGGAAAGCCAAAGTGCTGGCGAGCAACAGCCAGGCTAAGCCAGGCACCGTGCTGTCAGCAGAGCCGTTTGTGGTGGCCTGCGGTGACGGTGCGCTGGAAATTCTCACTGGTCAGACCGAAAACAGCGTCTATATGAACGGCAGCCAGCTGGCGCAGAACCTTGGCATGGTAACGGGCGCGCTGCTCTACTCCAGGCCGGTCGCGGCGATCAAACGCCGCACGCGCGTGCTGATCCTGGGCGTCAATGGCTTTATCGGTAACCACCTGACCGAGCGTCTGCTGCGCGATGACAATTTTGACGTGTTTGGCCTCGATATCGGTTCCGATGCCATCAGCCGCTTTGTCGGCCATCCCCGTTTCCAGTTTGTCGAAGGGGATATCAGCATTCACTCCGAGTGGATCGAGTATCACATCAAAAAATGTGACGTGATCCTGCCGCTGGTTGCCATCGCCACGCCAATTGAATACACCCGCAATCCGCTCCGGGTATTTGAACTGGACTTCGAAGAGAACCTCAAAATCATTCGTGACTGCGTGAAGTACGGTAAGCGCATCATCTTCCCGTCGACGTCCGAAGTGTACGGGATGTGTACCGATGCCAACTTCGATGAGGATAACTCCAACCTGGTGGTTGGCCCCATCAACAAACAGCGCTGGATTTACTCGGTGTCGAAGCAGCTGCTGGACCGCGTCATCTGGGCATATGGCGAAAAAGAGGGGCTGCGCTTTACGCTGTTCCGCCCGTTTAACTGGATGGGACCGCGCCTTGATAACCTGAATGCCGCGCGCATTGGCAGCTCGCGCGCCATTACCCAGCTCATTCTTAATCTGGTGGAAGGTTCGCCGATCAAGCTGATTGACGGTGGCCGTCAGAAGCGATGCTTCACCGATATCAGCGACGGCATTGAAGCGCTGTTCCGCATTATAGAAAACAGAGATAACAACTGCGATGGGCAGATTGTGAATATCGGTAATCCGGATAACGAAGCCAGTATCAAAGAGCTGGCCGAATGCCTGCTCGCCAGCTTTGAGCGCCATCCGCTGCGCGACCGCTTCCCGCCGTTTGCCGGCTTCCGCGAGGTGGAAAGCAGCAGCTATTACGGTAAAGGCTATCAGGATGTGGAACATCGCAAGCCGTCTATCCGTAATGCCAAACGTCTGCTGGGTTGGGTTCCGAC